The stretch of DNA agcattttttattaataaaaccCTAAGAAACTTCAACCGAAGACTTCCCTAAAGCAACAAAATGCtggattttgattaaaaattttcaagACTTATATAGCTTTAGTCTTTTGATACGTAGATTGGTGTTGGGTTAGCAATAGTGAATCTATGACTATGATTACTATTATTATacttgttttgtgattgtgtgaataaaaaataatataaagcaTCAAGATAGAATTCAAATTTGATTCAAGTTTTTGCTTGTTATTCGTAAACCTTCTTGTTGATTTTGCAGgcaaaagtattaaaaaaacatttttttaaaagtagattttgttttttacctttttctctttttacaaATTGGTTAAGAAATTAAACATATTGTTTTAGTGTTTTACAGTTTAAGtatggttatatattattttactaaataaagtatggttatttatatttataagtttgccaaaaaaaaaatttatggggcataattttttttttttttgtgttgggCATTAAAAAATGTCAGACCGGCACTGCGGATGGGGCAGACAAAATCCCCCAAAATTTTGTCCTTCTCCTTTGCATTTTGAAGATTACAATGAAGCCAATTTCACTAATTGGTTGCAGAATTCCTCTAACTTTTATttctaaataatatgaaaataagacGGAAAAGTGATAAGATTTTGAGTTGCTTATTTTTAATAACCGCATAATTTTTTACTTCGTTTTTATAGTAActactattttttgtttgttggggTCTTTAAATCTTCAATTCTTCATATCTAAAAATAACACATAATCAAAAGTATAAATAGTTAGGTTACAAGTTTAATGTAAAACCAAAAGAATCATAATCCAGCATACTATTTTAAGGTGTGTGTATATGCCTCTATAACACTATTATCGAACGTACTTGTAAGACTTCTGGTTTTCAGATTCTTCAGAAAATATCATCATGGATCCAAACTCCCATATCTACCTTAGATCTTGGACCAGACTTGTGGTTGCCCCACAGTGCAAGCACTAGAGTCAAAAGTTTgtacttacaatttttttatttttgtttgacgtccaaatttactaaaacgatacgtttcttttttcattttttttttcttctgaaaatagaggaactctataagACTATACCAAACTATCTCTTATATTTCTCCAAGTTGTTAGAGAAtctatgaaattatatgtcagttacacacaaattttcaaattaaaaataattaaggtgGAAAGTCAAAGCCTCAACTAATAAATAGTTCACACTTAACAGACGACACACGTAACATATTAAGCGGACCGAACCAACGTTTTATGATACACGGACTCACGAGTTCTCACGGTCGTCTGCTCCACGCCCACCACATGTTCATACGCATCTGTCTAATCAACGGCCCAGATCCGATATGATATGTCATGTTGGAATAAAGAGACGGATGAGGAGGAACGTGATGGGCGGTGGGATCTGCACGTGATCGATCGCAGGAGCAACGGTCTGGTCAGATGGTTTCTTTTAGTGGTGGTAGTGACCGTTTTCAAGATATTATTATTGTGGACcgacattaaaatatttacaagTACGATACTACAGTATCATATAATCTCCGATAAAAAGTAAACTTGTCGCTAACTCGTTCATCataatttgcttcttttttttttcaagtaatcAACTTGGTCAGGTTTggtttgtattaatttttagtaCTGCTTTAAAATACAGTAATATTGATTTCTCATATGTCACAAATAAATTATCTCTACCAGTTCAAAATTCATCCGGTTACATCAGAAAGTCTTTTGTTTGACTAATAAACCTATGCTCTAATGAAGAATATGTTTATTTTCCTCTTTATgggaaatatttaaaattataccaaaaaaaaagtttggtataCAATAATAGTACCAGAAATGTAAggaatagtattattattattattatttggatatAATGATTGCAACAACAGTCCTTTTACTGGTAAAAGGTTGGTTATGATCACTGATCACAACGTAAGCAAACATATTATTTCCGAGTGTACCTAGCTGTAGATTGTCTGATACATCTCATCTAACCTCATAATTTTTCCTGGATTATTAAGTGTGTTTGGTATATCAGCTAGTAGTAGTACACATCTTTTGTATTTGGCTGAATTATCTTATTAACATTTCCCAATAATTGTCCAAATTATTtccaaaacattattttgtttacttgcttttggtttaaactttaaacatagCATTTGTTGATAACATGTTAAACCATCTGCAACaactatcaaacaaaaattgcgATTTCCTTTTTTCATTTCTGATCTTTTCTATTTTGTCAATAATTTTTCTCTTGATTGagtaaaaaaatactagtaataCTTTGTTTTATATCGTGGTTTAGTAATCATTTCatagtatattaacaaaaaagtaatcATTTCATAGTTTGTTTTTCACGTCGACCGATACGGGTACAATTTACAAAAACCACAAAGGTTAAATAAAAGACAGCGTTGCGTTAAGAAAACGACGTCGGCTTTGGCATCGATCGCGGGACCCCAAGTTGGTCACACGTGCGTTTGTGCttctttttgatgattttatagataGATATTCCACAAACGAACCTTTCCCAAAAGTAATTAATTCAAAAGACACCCCGATAAAAACAAATCGATCAAATTAGTCCCCCCTACACAAATCGCGAAAATGATCAGAGCTGTACACCAAATCatattaatatacaaatttggatctctttatttattacttatttagtgtactttttttcttcacagTGCAACAACGCTCAccccattttttaaaatctcttgcTTCTAAATAACAAATACAAGATTACACATATTTTATACCTTTTTTTGAAAACGTTAAAATCtaattctgtgttttttttaatatagtgaTAGTATTCTTGAGGGGgtaattaaaagtgaaaaaagaatCTCGATATTTGGAATATATCATGACCGAGAAACCGACTCAGCAAGTTTCCCGATTCGTTGGACTAGTTCAGGAGATAGCTTCTTAACcggtttcttctccttctccggtctaaaatcaaaaccaagtGCATCCGATACTTCTTCGGAGCTCCATCCAGCTTTTCGGAGCGACTCCGAGAACCGACCCGCTTTCAAAAGCAACGCATCAAGAACCGCTTGATTGTCTAAAATCACCATTTCACCCTCAAAGAATCCAGATGCTGACACGTGTACAATATCATCGACGTCGGATTCGCTCCACCCGCCTCCTCTTAAAACCGACCCGATCCGGTTCACGTAATCGTCGACCCATTTCGGCGTCTCTGATCTTGGTAAATCTAGAAACCTCTCCGGCGACGAAGAGTGTGACGAAGACATCGAAGAAGCAGAGTTTCTCCTCCGATGATCAACCGCCGCGTCACTCCAAAACTCAACCCATCTCGGTGTACCCGACCCATGAACCCGACCCGAATCTAAACTCATTCTTGATAAATTagacgacgacgatgacgatGGCCCGGCTGATTTCTCACTAACCGAACGTTGCTTAGTTAAAACAACCGGACACGTGTCGGAGCCTCTGAACAAAGAAGACTCACGCTCGAAGAAATCAGAAAGATCCGACCCGCAACAGAAAATCCGGGTCTCGTCAATGTAAAAAACCGGGTTACCCGCTAAAGACGGGTTACAAGGAATATAGCAGTGATCAAAGATTGGTATCATCAAAGGAGCTCTTTTGAGAGCATTTCTCGCGACCCGTAAAGCTTTCTCCGGGTCGGACGGTCTTAAACCCCAAGACTTGCTCCAGAGAGTGTTCCTCGCGATCTGAAACGACACGGCGGCGATGGGAAGATCGATCATAGCTCTGAGATGGAGACGAGCTCCGGGAGAACGCCAGTCTGGGAATCCAGCTCCGACGGGTAAACCGGCGGTGAGAACTGCACGGAGGTCAGGTGGGAAAGCGAATGCGAACTCTGCTTCGGCTATGGCGAATTCGGAGTCGGTTAGACCCGGTTGGACTTGGATCCTTGAGGTGTGTAAGTGTGAGATGACTTGATCAGCTAGAGATGAGAAAGAGACGAGACTGTTTCTTACAGTTGGTGTCGTTGGTGCAGCGGCTCGTGCAGAGAGACGACGGAGACCCGCGGCGTGTGATGGTCTGAGACCGGTCATTCTCCGATCAACGTCGACCATTGTTTTTGGGGAAAGACAAAAACTTTGGAGTAAGAGATGTGAGAAAGTGTGAAACTTTATGAGTTATGGGGTTTCAGATATGTCTGATAGCGAActgaaccaacaaaaaaataaagatgataggccaagagagagagagagagagagagagagagagagaagctttgTTGATGAAAAAAAATGGGAGCTTTGGTATATTTATAGCAAGTTTTATTGGTGGGGTTCTTCTAgttattgtctttttattttataattgtatataatatGGTTTTTATGAGATATGGAAATGGTGgtgacaagaagaaaaaaaaggggtGTGTGATTGTGGGAATCTGTAGTGACTTCATCGACTAGACTAATTTTGATGATTATAaagtgtttttgtatttttcttcttcttcttctttcatttgagagattctttcttgtaacttttttttgttgtgttttgtgttaattATGTAAAATGAAGAGGCATCAGATACCTTTCTGATCGGTTtagacttttgtttttaagttctCTTATTCACACGGCTCTGATTTTCTTGGAAACAAAGTGTAGGACCCTTGCGTTAAGTGGATGCAAGCATGGTTATTATCCAAAAATCTGATTTATCCACATTAATCGTTAAATAGTGTTTGAGTCGGTTCATTATTTGTTCCTCCTTTTATTTCCTTCAGATTTCTAACGTGATTTAGATCTGGATGAAATTGagaattatcatataaaatttgaaaaattatttttcagttttttttttccttttgttttttaacatgTAGTAACTTAAGAACTAGATTATtgacaattaaataaattttaaggaTATGAGAATTTCAAATCATATTATGCTATTTCTTTTGtcactttttttattatagattaacagaatagaaaaatataatgcaGTATTGTCGAGTTGAAGTATTACAAACTAAAAGCGAACATTTATATACTTAAGTTGGTTTAAGTTCAATAATTacataaacatatacaataaaaCGTAtgtaaacataattttataatattgttatatattagaaatttgACTAAAGTGGGACAAATTAGATCAACTCatcaacttgtttttttttttttttggttagtcgGTGTGTTAAGGTATTTTTtgaacttacaaaaaaaatggggaaaaaaggaagaaattcTCGGTTTAAACCAAAACCGATATGGTTTATAGTCGACCTCTTAGTTGGATTAGAGTTTTGTTTCGGATTTTGAAGCATTGTAGATAGTAGAAAACAACAGAAAACAAGTGATTAGACGTAAGCCAATATCATACCCACTCCGCCACGCTGCATCAAATCATGCTCCTCATTCAATTAGGGACAAAATAAATACTTATTAACTactgtttgattttgatttggaatGATCTACTTATAATCATAAAATTTCGCAGTGGAATTAgaagtaatataatattaaccCTACAGCGTACCAAGACGTCGATTATATTACAAAATGGATTTAAgagtattttttgtttctttctgaaatcttattttggaaagttccaagaaaagaaaaataaaataacagtaCACACATGCAGCTTGCTCACGCGTGAATTGTAGTTGTAAAGTTAAAAATTCCACCGCTTGTGGTTTtgatttatgttaaaaaaaaaactttttacttGACTATTATCTGCATAGTTGTGATTTAATTTAATGTGATGGTGAATCAATGACCGTTGAAGCATACGTATAATCTTTAGGGGTAAGCAATAAAAACGGTCACGCGACTCTAGGCCACACTACTCGGGAATCTCACATGCTAATACCAATATGGCATGGATTCTTTAGATAAAAATGTTTTCGAGTGTTTAATCGAAAAAgcatcattttaaaaatgataatttgaTTCTATTACATATTCAAATTGGCTtcttacaatgtgtttaaatattacaatatgAACACACTAGTTTGTGTATTTATATGTTAATGTCGCCGAAACTAcgtattaaaataagttttagtTTCAAACTAAACGGTCATTATGTCAGGCTTAACCACATGGTATCGAACTAATTTTATCACATCACATGTTAGGTATTGCTTGCTTACTTTTTCAATCCCTGGTTATGTTTAAGATTTTGCGCATAATTTCAATCTTTTGTCAAATTTCCATGAACCATTTGGCAAATTTAATATGTTAGTGGGTCAACGGCATACCGTACGTGAATCAGGCGTAATTAATGGAGTACCAAAGGAACTTATTATTGCTTTTACAAGATATTAACTTGTAGATTACATTTATATTTGAAGCTCACACTTGCAAATCATATACTAATACAAAATCTATTTGACATAATTAAGCTTCTCCTCCAGCCCCTTCTCAAGTATGACGTTCTTTGTTTGTAGTTTAATCGCACCAACAGATCTGTTTCATTCTATTATTTTTCTGCGATTTTGTTATAGTGTTATGAACATGttaaaatgataataaataaCCAAGCTAGCTAACTTAGCTAAGAAACTTCTATACCACTCCACTTGCTCTGTCCAGTTATAATTGTGTCCGACCCATTTCCAAAGTTTAAACTATTTATCTATAGCCCTTTATCTATTCATATACTGTACTTCTCAACCGTTGGTGGTGTTATACCATGGCATTCACATACATTATTATGCACTACTAAATAA from Camelina sativa cultivar DH55 chromosome 9, Cs, whole genome shotgun sequence encodes:
- the LOC104711577 gene encoding uncharacterized protein LOC104711577, with product MVDVDRRMTGLRPSHAAGLRRLSARAAAPTTPTVRNSLVSFSSLADQVISHLHTSRIQVQPGLTDSEFAIAEAEFAFAFPPDLRAVLTAGLPVGAGFPDWRSPGARLHLRAMIDLPIAAVSFQIARNTLWSKSWGLRPSDPEKALRVARNALKRAPLMIPIFDHCYIPCNPSLAGNPVFYIDETRIFCCGSDLSDFFERESSLFRGSDTCPVVLTKQRSVSEKSAGPSSSSSSNLSRMSLDSGRVHGSGTPRWVEFWSDAAVDHRRRNSASSMSSSHSSSPERFLDLPRSETPKWVDDYVNRIGSVLRGGGWSESDVDDIVHVSASGFFEGEMVILDNQAVLDALLLKAGRFSESLRKAGWSSEEVSDALGFDFRPEKEKKPVKKLSPELVQRIGKLAESVSRS